The proteins below are encoded in one region of Sideroxydans lithotrophicus ES-1:
- a CDS encoding nitronate monooxygenase translates to MKRVDDFRLKFGKQELVPIMIGGMGVDISTAELALEAARLGGVGHISDAMLPTVSDRRYETDFVKTKLLQFKYNIDNSDKTDVKFDLGHIAESTRLHVSKTMEAKRGSGMIFINCMEKLTMNAPKETLKVRLWEALSGGIDGVTLAAGLHLGSFALIEDHPRFRDVKLGIIVSSLRALQLFLRKNARTNRLPDYIVVEGPLAGGHLGFGLDDWMKYDLRTITNEIHQYLRDEKLDIPVIPAGGIFTGSDAAAYLEEGAAAVQVATRFTVSKECGLPEDVQQEYFRASEGDIEVNATSPTGYPMRMLKNSPSIGSGIRPGCESYGYLLDANGHCDYIDAYNREVALHPDAKKIQVFDKTCLCTHMRNFKCWTCGHYTYRLKDTTRKAADGSYQLLTAEHIFKDYQFSTDNKIALPEA, encoded by the coding sequence ATGAAACGTGTAGATGATTTTCGCCTGAAATTCGGCAAACAGGAGCTGGTCCCGATCATGATCGGGGGCATGGGCGTGGACATCTCCACAGCGGAGCTGGCTTTGGAGGCTGCCCGCCTGGGCGGAGTGGGACATATTTCGGATGCCATGCTGCCCACTGTTTCGGATCGGCGTTACGAGACCGACTTCGTCAAGACCAAGCTGCTGCAATTCAAGTACAACATCGACAACTCCGACAAGACCGACGTCAAGTTCGATCTCGGCCACATAGCCGAGTCCACCCGCCTGCACGTGAGCAAGACCATGGAAGCCAAGCGCGGCTCGGGCATGATCTTCATCAATTGCATGGAAAAGCTCACCATGAACGCGCCGAAAGAGACGCTCAAGGTGCGGCTGTGGGAAGCGCTGTCCGGCGGTATCGATGGCGTCACCCTGGCGGCGGGTCTGCATCTTGGTTCGTTCGCACTGATTGAAGACCATCCGCGCTTCCGCGACGTCAAATTGGGCATCATCGTTTCCTCGCTGCGCGCACTGCAATTGTTCCTGCGCAAGAATGCGCGCACCAACCGGCTGCCCGACTACATCGTGGTGGAAGGTCCGCTGGCAGGCGGACACCTCGGTTTCGGCCTGGATGACTGGATGAAATACGACCTGCGCACGATCACCAACGAGATCCACCAATACCTGCGCGACGAGAAACTGGACATACCGGTGATACCCGCCGGCGGCATCTTTACCGGCAGCGATGCGGCTGCCTACCTGGAAGAAGGTGCAGCCGCGGTCCAGGTCGCCACGCGCTTCACGGTATCGAAGGAATGCGGCCTGCCGGAGGATGTGCAGCAGGAATATTTCAGGGCCAGCGAGGGCGACATCGAGGTGAACGCCACCTCGCCCACCGGTTACCCGATGCGCATGCTGAAGAACAGTCCCTCCATCGGCTCCGGCATCCGTCCCGGCTGCGAGTCCTATGGCTACCTGCTGGATGCCAATGGCCACTGCGACTACATCGATGCCTACAACCGCGAAGTGGCGCTGCATCCCGATGCCAAGAAGATCCAGGTGTTCGACAAGACCTGCCTGTGCACGCACATGCGCAACTTCAAGTGCTGGACCTGCGGGCACTACACCTACCGCCTCAAGGACACCACGCGCAAGGCGGCGGATGGCAGCTACCAGTTGCTGACTGCCGAGCACATCTTCAAAGACTATCAATTCAGTACCGACAACAAGATCGCATTGCCGGAAGCTTGA